The region CGGGCGCGAGCTGGAGAAACGGTAGAGATCAAAACGCGGTTGGTAACGATCCACTCGCTGGAGATGGCATCCTCATATCAGTCGGGGTCTGAACTTGATTCCGCTTTTGCAACATCACGCGGCCGGCCTGATCCCTATGATCCTTCCGCGCCACTCGAATTGGCTGAAAGCGTCACTCTCATCGCGCATGTTTCCAAAGGGACCTATATCCGTTCTCTGGTACGCGATATCGCGCGCGCGCTTGGGACCTTTGGTCACGTGACTTATCTGCGGCGTGTAAAGGCAGGCCCCTTCCTTGAAAGTCAGGCGATTTCGCTGGACAAACTCAACGAAATCGCTAATGGCGCGAGCCTTCAAGACCTACTCCTGCCGCTCGAGGTGGGGCTGGACGACATCCCGGCTCTCATTCTCGATCAGACAAGTGGGCAGGCGGTCCGTCAGGGCCGGGTCCTGTCTGAACTGCCCCAACCATCCGGGCTCTATTGTGCGATGCTGGACGATGTGCCGGTAGCGTTGATGGAAATTGAGGATGGGACGGCGAAAGTCGTCAGGGGCTTTAACCTACCCGATGTCGCTGAGTAAGAGAGAATTATTATGTCGGTTGATGCCGCAACGAAAACGAAGATTATCGAAGAAAATGCCCGCGACAAAGGTGACACGGGTAGCCCGGAAGTACAGGTAGCGATCCTCACGCAGCGTATCCGCAACCTGACCGAGCATTTCAAAGGCCACCACAAGGACAACCACTCACGCCGTGGTCTTCTGCAGATGGTCAACAAGCGTCGCAGCCTGCTCGCCTATCTCAAGAAGAAAGACGTAGAGCGCTATAACGCTTTGATCGCGAAGCTGGGTCTTCGTAAGTAAGAATTTCTCGAAGCGGCCCCCTTTCGG is a window of Altererythrobacter rubellus DNA encoding:
- the truB gene encoding tRNA pseudouridine(55) synthase TruB — encoded protein: MADPREHPVSGWLILDKPRGLGSTQAVAAVKRNLREGGYAKTKVGHGGTLDPLAEGVLPIALGEATKLAGRMLDSDKIYEFTIRFGEETDTLDTEGEVVDRSGRRPPMAAVAAILEHFTGEIEQVPPAYSAVKVDGKRAYARARAGETVEIKTRLVTIHSLEMASSYQSGSELDSAFATSRGRPDPYDPSAPLELAESVTLIAHVSKGTYIRSLVRDIARALGTFGHVTYLRRVKAGPFLESQAISLDKLNEIANGASLQDLLLPLEVGLDDIPALILDQTSGQAVRQGRVLSELPQPSGLYCAMLDDVPVALMEIEDGTAKVVRGFNLPDVAE
- the rpsO gene encoding 30S ribosomal protein S15, with the protein product MSVDAATKTKIIEENARDKGDTGSPEVQVAILTQRIRNLTEHFKGHHKDNHSRRGLLQMVNKRRSLLAYLKKKDVERYNALIAKLGLRK